From one Paeniglutamicibacter psychrophenolicus genomic stretch:
- a CDS encoding aspartate kinase, which produces MSLIVQKFGGSSVSDAEGIKRVARRIIDTKSAGHEVVVVVSAMGDTTDELLDLAGQLTDEAPAREMDMLLSAGERISMALLAMAIDGLGAKAASFTGSQAGMMTDSIHGKARVIEVSPQRVRRAIDRGYVAIVAGFQGMSKESNDITTMGRGGSDTTAVALAAALGADVCEIYTDVDGIYTADPRVVPAARKIDTISSEEMLEMAASGAKILHLRCVEYARRFGVPLHVRSSFSTNEGTWVLPSPDDQIKIQEGEPLEQPIISGVAHDRSEAKVTIVGVPDIPGKAAQIFRVIAGAHANIDMIVQNISTSGSGRTDISFTLPMVDGKHVQEALRSAQEEIGFEEISYNENVGKLSLIGAGMRSNPGVSFTFFEALHQAGVNVDMISTSEIRISIVTDANKLDDAVRAIHAAFDLDSEDEATVYGGTGR; this is translated from the coding sequence ATGAGCCTGATTGTCCAAAAATTCGGCGGTTCATCCGTGTCGGATGCCGAAGGCATCAAACGCGTTGCCCGTCGGATTATTGACACCAAGTCCGCCGGCCACGAAGTCGTCGTGGTGGTTTCCGCCATGGGCGACACCACCGATGAGCTGCTCGACCTTGCCGGCCAACTGACCGACGAGGCTCCAGCCCGCGAGATGGACATGCTGCTGTCCGCCGGGGAACGCATCTCCATGGCGTTGCTGGCCATGGCCATCGACGGCCTGGGTGCCAAGGCCGCGTCATTCACTGGCTCGCAGGCCGGCATGATGACCGATTCCATCCACGGCAAGGCCCGCGTGATCGAGGTTTCCCCGCAGCGCGTGCGCCGCGCCATCGACCGTGGCTACGTCGCGATCGTTGCCGGGTTCCAGGGCATGAGCAAGGAATCCAACGACATCACCACGATGGGCCGCGGCGGTTCGGACACCACTGCGGTGGCCCTGGCTGCCGCGCTCGGCGCCGACGTGTGCGAGATCTACACCGACGTCGACGGCATCTACACCGCCGACCCGCGCGTGGTTCCGGCGGCCCGCAAGATCGACACCATTTCCAGTGAGGAAATGCTGGAGATGGCCGCCTCGGGCGCCAAGATCCTGCACCTGCGTTGCGTTGAATATGCGCGCCGCTTCGGGGTCCCGCTGCATGTGCGCTCCTCGTTCAGCACCAATGAGGGAACCTGGGTCCTGCCCAGCCCCGATGACCAGATCAAGATTCAAGAGGGAGAACCCTTGGAACAGCCCATCATTTCCGGTGTAGCCCACGACCGTTCCGAAGCCAAGGTCACCATTGTCGGAGTTCCCGACATCCCCGGCAAGGCCGCCCAGATTTTCCGCGTCATTGCCGGCGCCCACGCCAACATCGACATGATCGTCCAGAACATCTCCACCTCCGGCTCGGGTCGCACGGACATTTCCTTCACCCTGCCGATGGTCGATGGAAAGCATGTCCAGGAAGCATTGCGCTCCGCGCAGGAGGAAATCGGCTTCGAGGAAATCTCCTACAACGAGAACGTCGGCAAGCTCTCGCTCATCGGTGCGGGCATGCGCTCGAACCCGGGTGTCTCCTTCACCTTCTTCGAGGCCCTGCACCAGGCCGGCGTGAACGTCGACATGATCTCCACCTCGGAAATCCGTATTTCGATCGTCACCGACGCCAACAAGCTCGACGACGCGGTACGTGCGATCCACGCCGCTTTCGATCTTGATTCCGAGGACGAGGCAACCGTCTACGGCGGTACCGGCCGCTAG
- a CDS encoding HNH endonuclease: MFDEYHKRDSEDEPPDENSAPAAPTPPAIPLPPVPGRSHAEDLAYLHAFLDGVANLHTGGSARDQHEKMAMLERIKGAACGAQLIAGTMMQQSVIDARTEAGVHENNPAYGVGVQAGMARRESPDKGRAFMAYSNRMVQDLPLTFAALLAGDLNEAQAMAIDSETRNLPSKERQEVDAELMRTPHALDGMCDRQLVDTVRRLAYRYDSLDALTRLEDARAGRYAAAFPARDGMMQLAGLLPVDDGLAVHQALDEAAREIKAAGDPRTLAQIRADVLVDRVSGRKPAQGVKVVLNLVMNDRTLFQGSSEPAHLVGYGTVPSTWARMVVAGRDPQDRERYRGLVSLKRIYTHPGTGALVAMDSRSRQFPTALKDLISIRDRYCRTPWCNAPIKHFDHVVQHSRGGPTSEVNSAGRCASCNQTKEQAGWEERVVDSGGRHTIEITTPVGATYTSTAPPLPGTPG; the protein is encoded by the coding sequence ATGTTCGATGAATACCACAAAAGGGATTCGGAAGACGAACCCCCAGACGAAAACAGCGCGCCGGCGGCCCCAACGCCCCCGGCCATCCCCCTCCCGCCGGTGCCCGGACGCAGCCACGCCGAAGACCTGGCCTACCTCCACGCGTTCCTGGACGGCGTCGCCAACCTGCACACCGGCGGCAGCGCCCGGGACCAACACGAAAAAATGGCCATGCTCGAACGCATCAAGGGCGCGGCCTGCGGCGCACAGCTCATCGCCGGCACCATGATGCAGCAAAGCGTCATCGACGCCCGCACCGAGGCCGGGGTCCACGAAAACAACCCCGCCTACGGGGTCGGCGTCCAGGCCGGGATGGCGCGGCGCGAATCCCCGGACAAGGGCAGGGCCTTCATGGCCTACTCCAACCGCATGGTCCAGGACCTGCCCCTGACCTTCGCCGCCCTGCTGGCCGGGGACCTCAACGAGGCCCAGGCCATGGCCATCGACAGCGAAACCCGGAACCTCCCCTCCAAGGAACGCCAGGAAGTGGACGCCGAACTGATGCGCACCCCGCACGCCCTGGACGGGATGTGCGACCGGCAGCTGGTGGACACCGTGCGCCGCCTCGCCTACAGGTACGACTCGCTCGACGCCCTGACCCGCCTGGAGGACGCCCGGGCCGGGCGCTACGCGGCCGCGTTCCCGGCCCGCGACGGCATGATGCAGCTGGCCGGGCTGCTGCCCGTCGACGACGGACTGGCCGTGCACCAGGCCCTGGACGAGGCGGCCCGGGAGATCAAGGCGGCCGGGGACCCCCGCACCCTGGCCCAGATCCGGGCCGACGTGCTGGTGGACCGGGTCAGCGGGAGGAAGCCGGCCCAGGGCGTGAAGGTCGTCCTGAACCTGGTCATGAACGACCGCACCCTCTTCCAGGGCTCCAGCGAACCGGCCCACCTGGTCGGCTACGGCACCGTCCCCTCCACCTGGGCCAGGATGGTGGTCGCCGGGCGGGACCCCCAGGACCGGGAACGCTACCGGGGGCTGGTGTCCCTCAAGAGGATCTACACCCACCCCGGCACCGGGGCGCTGGTGGCCATGGACTCCAGGTCCCGCCAATTCCCCACCGCCCTGAAGGACCTGATCAGCATCCGCGACAGGTACTGCCGCACCCCCTGGTGCAACGCACCGATCAAGCACTTCGACCACGTGGTCCAACACAGCCGCGGCGGCCCGACCAGCGAGGTTAATTCGGCCGGGAGGTGTGCAAGCTGCAACCAGACCAAGGAACAGGCCGGCTGGGAGGAGCGCGTCGTGGACAGCGGAGGGCGGCACACCATCGAGATCACCACCCCGGTCGGGGCGACCTACACCTCCACCGCACCGCCGTTGCCCGGCACCCCCGGCTGA
- a CDS encoding 3-methyladenine DNA glycosylase — MLPSTPIWLPQEQWLPAATAHQSRAKRFGEPFTERRMKRQKHPVEDFLFTYYTQKPGQLYRWHPGPGVVLAGEKARERADWKFYQEVIDPDSGERGYTVDLTAFANARAEAIRFAAIILARTASRPGNFACFGLHEWAMAYKSADNGIRHEYLPLRLGSAGTDAVVEEHKIRCTHFDAFRFYTPEAVPLNELQPTRETQRDLEQPGCLHANMDLYKWAYKLTPAVPTDLVMDCFELAWDIRAMDMQASPYDLAEWGQEPIRIETPAGKADYVRLQKEFADRSQVLRGRLLAVAQSLPVPQT; from the coding sequence ATGCTTCCCTCCACCCCGATCTGGCTGCCTCAAGAGCAGTGGCTGCCCGCGGCCACGGCCCACCAGTCGCGCGCCAAGCGCTTTGGCGAGCCGTTCACCGAGCGCCGGATGAAGCGGCAGAAGCATCCGGTCGAGGATTTCCTCTTCACCTACTACACGCAGAAGCCCGGACAGCTCTACCGCTGGCATCCGGGACCCGGTGTGGTCCTGGCCGGGGAAAAGGCCCGCGAACGAGCGGATTGGAAGTTCTACCAAGAGGTCATCGACCCGGATTCCGGCGAGCGCGGATACACGGTGGACCTGACGGCATTTGCCAACGCCCGTGCCGAGGCGATCCGCTTCGCCGCCATCATCCTGGCCCGCACGGCATCGCGCCCGGGGAACTTCGCCTGCTTCGGGCTGCACGAATGGGCCATGGCCTACAAGTCGGCAGACAACGGCATCCGCCACGAATACCTGCCGCTGCGGCTGGGCTCCGCGGGAACCGATGCGGTGGTGGAGGAACACAAGATCCGCTGCACCCACTTCGACGCCTTCCGGTTCTACACCCCCGAGGCCGTGCCGCTCAATGAACTGCAGCCGACCCGCGAGACCCAGCGGGACCTGGAACAGCCCGGCTGCCTGCACGCCAACATGGACCTGTACAAGTGGGCCTACAAGCTCACCCCGGCCGTTCCCACCGACCTGGTCATGGACTGCTTCGAGCTCGCCTGGGACATCCGCGCCATGGACATGCAGGCCTCGCCGTACGACTTGGCCGAGTGGGGGCAGGAGCCGATCCGCATCGAAACGCCCGCGGGCAAGGCCGATTACGTGCGCCTGCAAAAGGAGTTCGCCGACCGCTCCCAGGTCCTGCGCGGGCGGCTGCTGGCCGTTGCCCAATCCCTTCCGGTGCCACAGACTTGA
- a CDS encoding serine protease inhibitor: MRSRSSFMAVALLAGAAMLFSGCAGSTGTGTTPVESSTAPASSASPATGPPTTDLQVSIRADGAVESAHYRLLCRGADPLPESQHPDAAQACALVAKEPKLLTGPRRGANDACTMQYGGPAVGVVSGTVDGRAVNRSFDLRDGCGIADWHAALALLVAQPGLQ, from the coding sequence ATGCGGTCCAGGTCTTCCTTCATGGCAGTGGCGCTGCTGGCCGGCGCCGCGATGCTGTTTTCCGGGTGCGCCGGATCCACTGGCACCGGGACAACGCCGGTCGAGTCTTCCACCGCGCCGGCTTCTTCCGCCTCGCCCGCAACGGGCCCTCCGACCACGGACCTGCAGGTCTCGATTCGGGCCGACGGAGCCGTGGAGAGCGCGCACTACCGCCTGCTGTGCCGGGGGGCCGACCCGCTGCCCGAAAGCCAGCACCCGGACGCGGCACAGGCCTGCGCCCTGGTGGCCAAGGAGCCGAAGCTGCTCACCGGCCCCCGCCGCGGCGCCAACGATGCGTGCACCATGCAATACGGCGGACCGGCGGTGGGCGTGGTGAGCGGGACGGTGGACGGGCGCGCGGTGAACCGCAGCTTCGATCTGCGCGACGGCTGCGGGATCGCCGACTGGCACGCGGCCCTGGCGCTGCTGGTCGCCCAGCCCGGCCTGCAATGA
- a CDS encoding response regulator, protein MSEHTDYKVLVVDDDFRVAALHAGYVDAVPGFRALAPVHDARMVPRAVAEGKPDLLLLDVYLPQGSGLDLLATLDVDAFVLSAATEVDAVRTAIRRGALGYLVKPFDPKMLASRLRGYARYRRQLDGAAALDQQGIDRAQRALLSGEESAGAVATPTEQAVLAAVAAAGEPATVMHVVTAVGISRATAQRYLANLVQAGSLRLELAYGSRGRPEHRYLVQD, encoded by the coding sequence ATGAGCGAGCACACCGACTACAAGGTCCTGGTGGTCGACGACGACTTCCGGGTCGCCGCACTGCACGCCGGCTACGTGGATGCGGTTCCCGGCTTCCGAGCCCTGGCCCCGGTGCACGACGCCCGGATGGTGCCGCGCGCGGTCGCCGAGGGCAAGCCCGACCTGCTGCTGCTGGATGTGTACCTGCCGCAGGGCTCCGGGCTGGACCTGCTGGCGACCCTGGATGTGGACGCCTTCGTGCTCTCGGCGGCCACCGAGGTCGATGCGGTGCGCACCGCCATCAGGCGCGGCGCGCTGGGCTACTTGGTCAAGCCCTTCGACCCCAAGATGCTCGCCTCCCGGCTGCGGGGTTACGCCCGCTACCGCCGGCAACTGGATGGCGCCGCGGCGCTGGACCAGCAGGGCATCGACCGCGCCCAACGCGCACTGCTTTCGGGCGAGGAGTCCGCTGGCGCTGTGGCGACCCCCACCGAACAGGCGGTGCTGGCTGCCGTTGCCGCGGCGGGGGAACCTGCCACCGTCATGCACGTGGTCACCGCCGTGGGGATCTCCCGGGCCACCGCGCAGCGCTACCTGGCCAACCTGGTGCAGGCCGGATCGCTGCGCCTGGAACTGGCCTACGGCAGCCGGGGCCGGCCCGAGCACCGCTACCTCGTGCAGGACTGA